Part of the Cohnella candidum genome, GTGGAGCAAGCATATACGAAAATTCCGGACAGCAGGTACACATTCGTCACGACCGGAATGAGATTCGAAACGGATAATCCGGATAAAGATTTTGCTCCTTGTTTAAATAGAACTTGGCCCGCAGTCATCAAAAAAACATTGCCTAGAAGCAGCAGAGCGTTAATCACGCAATAAACACCAGCCCAATTTATTATTATCGTACGGTTTATTGGAATTCCGACGAAACCGCTACTTCCCTGAAGATCGCCAAGCGTTCGTCCAAGCTTTCTAGCACGTCATATATATTATCGATTTTGCCGCCCATAATATTTACGAAGCTTTGGAATTCGGGGTATTCGCGATAGAGAATAGGGCGACCGTCATCATTCTCGTTTTGCAACAGCACTGTCTTTACTTCGTAGATAGATTTCTTGTAAGCAGCTTGTGAAATAGCAGGCAAATATCTTTGGACGTCCCGGATCATGTATAGGTATCTGGACTCCGGATTTAAGGTTTTCAAGTATTGATGCCCGTCTATCAATTGTTCGTAGTCGGACCAACTTAGATGAGGCGTATATCGGACATGGCTCAGGGAATGCAGGTTTTCCGAAGGATAAGGCATCGTCGAGAAGAACGGTCCGTCCATGACGGTAATTCCGATGTTTTTTAATTCCTCAGGCATCTCGATCAACGCCATTTCGGTTATCTCGTGTTTAAAAGGTAGTAGCGGGAGTTCCGAATTGCCCATAAGCTTGTTGATCTGCGAATAGGTACAATTGTATACGCAATTCGCATTTAAGGTTTCGCCGTCGTTCAATAACACTCGAACATCCCCGTGCGGGCCTTTTTCCACCTTCCAAACCTCGGTGTTCGTCCGATAGGTCACACCAGCCCGTTCCATTTTGGATCGCATCATGTTTTTCAATACGACGGCGTCGAAAGCGAACTCCTTCACCTCGAATAACTCTTCCATCAATTCGGGGTTGAAAAATTTCCGGTAACGCTCGCGGGCTCTTTCGATAGGAGCACCGATCCCTTTAAACATCTGATGGAATTGATATGCATTCACCTTGGAACCCATTCTGGCAATGCCGTACAGCTTGGTGAAATCGTCAACGATGCACGGTTTGAATTCTTCAATAAACCTGGGAAAATTCACATACGATCGGATGGCCGTTACCAGGTTGCGGGGATAATGATAGCCGTTATGCACCCTCGCTTGGTTGACGAGCGAAGCGCGAGAAAGGAGGTCCGGCTCTTTCTCCACGAGAAGCACCTTGTCGAAGGTTTCGCGAAGTTTAATGGCGATGCTGCAGCCATAAAAGCCTCCGCCAATGACGACCGCTTCGTAACGCTCCGGCGACGTTCTCATAGTTTTGGCCCCTCTTGGATTCTCGAAGGTTCATAAGCGCCCGTGAACAAGTGGAATAGCGTCCTCAGAAGGAGAAGGTTTCCTCGGAAATGGCTGATCTTGGTGGGAACTTCTCCGCTGTCCGGATATCTTCTCGTTACGGGAATCTCGATGGTCGGGTAACCCAAGCGGGGAGCTTTGACCGACATGTAGGCCAGCAATTCGTACAAATTGAAAACGTCCCTGAACGGTTGTACCCTCGGGTCAAGCAAATATTCCCGGCTATACCCCCGGAAACCGTTGGTCGTATCCGTATAACGATGACGGGCGGCCAAGCTGATGATCGGAGCATGAAGCAACCGAATCGCCAGATCCCGGACAACCGGGGTGTTGATCGCTTGTCCGCCTTTCACGTAGCGGGAGCCTTGAACCAAACCGTACCCCTTGTCCAAATGACGAATGAAATCGGGGATCGCCTCCACTCCGTCCTTGTTGTTTCCGTCTACCGTTATGACACCCTTATAGCCTTGGCGCAACGCATAGGCATACGCGATTCGCAGCTGCGCGCTCAACTTTCCTTTGTCCTTTTTGACGAGTAAAGTACGCACGCCAACCGAACGCAGAAACTCGGGAACCAAGGAGCCGTCGGTGCTCCCTCCGTCCGCGATGAGGATATCTACCTGTTCGGCGAGGGGCTTCATGGCCCTTAACTGGCTGCGGATTCTCTCGCCTTCATTAATGACGGGAATGACCACGCAATAATCGCACTTCTTATCGAACAGCTCGATCTCCTCAGCGTGCGGGACTTGCCAAGATGCGTCGTTCATGATTTCTGGCACTTAATCCCCTCCTTCAGCCGAGATATATTCCCGTTGCATAATCCAGGCACTCTTTGACCGTAATGGCATTCGACTCATGAAGACCGTCTTTCATCTCAATGGAAACATAACCGGAATATTGCAACTGCTTTAATTGGGACGCGATCACGGCATGGTTCACCTGTCCCGACGGCACTTTTTGCAGGTAAGGTTCGCTGATGTGAAAGTGGGCGAGTACAGGAAACGCTTTTTCCAGCGACTCGCCTACGTTCTCCTCGTTAAGCGCCATGGCCGCCGCATCCAGGTGCAGTCCGAAGCCCGGATGGCCGACGGCTTTCACCAAATCGATCCCTTCATCCGTATTCCGGATAAAATCGCATCCGTAAGCGGCAGGATTCGGTTCCACGCAAAATTTCGCTTCGTAGGACCGGGCCACCTCCCCGAGCCGTTCGAAAAACGGAATGGCGATCCGGTAAGCCTCACGGGATGACAGAGACCCGGCGGATCTGTTTTTAGGCGACCCGAAAACAAACGCTTTTGCGCCGAGAGATGTTCCTAATCGGATCATTTCCGCCAAATATTCATAGGCGTTCTCTCTGGACTGCTCGTCGCCGAACAGGGTCAAATCGGGTCGACCGAACAAAAGAGACTGCATGGATACGATTTTTTTGGTCCGGTCTGACCAATAAGAACGGTATGCGAGGCACTCGGAAAGGGTCGTCCGAATCGGATCCGGCCAAATTTTCGTCGGAGCGACTTCGATCGAATCCACTCCATACTGGTCTAAAAGACGATTGATGTCCTCGTTTTCCCGATCAGACCAAGCGATATTCGAGATGGCCAATTTCATTTGGTCGGATCCCCACTCCCGGTTTGGTTGACGAAGTCCCGGATTTGATCCAGTTGTTCGGATTTAGACATCAAGTAATGATCCATGGAGCCGCCATTCAGCAATCTCGCGAATTTCGTCTTCATGTCGTAGCGAATTCGGGCTTTACCGGTCCGGTTCGCAAAATCCAGATCAAAGGCATGTTTTGCCACTTCGCGAACGCTGACGGGTTCCGTTGAGAAGTTGACAATTTCGAGATCGTTTTCGATGACCTTCGTGATGTCGAGATACAAACGTTCCAAATTATAAAATTGGAATTCATGTTCGCAATCGATGTTTTGAACCAAATTTTCATTCATGAAATCATAGATGATGTTCTTCTTTAAACCTGGTCCGAATAAACCGGGAAGGCGAATGATGTGCACCTTCGGGAATTGCTCGGCGATGAAGGTTTCCAACTGACGGCGATGTTTGCCATAGGGCTCGAGAGCATCGGTTTCAATCGGAGTGTCCTCATCCACTTCCAACGGCGATTTATACACGTCGACCGTTGAAATCAGGACCAGTCTCTCGCAGCGAACCTTCTTCAAATGATTCATTAAAATCTCGATATTGGATCGATCGGCTTCCGGCTCTTGATTCGCCTTCCATTTCACTGCCGGAGCCCCCGAACAAACTAGCAGCTCAAAGGATTCTCCTTCGATTTCCCGGATATTGCGGGAATTGTATAGCTTATCGAATGAAGCTTGAATGCGCAAGTTGCCCCCGACAAACCCGGTGTAGCCGATTAAACCTTTCATAAAAAATCACCTTGGCTTATACGATATTTTTCTTTTCTACATTTTGATAGATCATGGAGCTGTTAGATTCATCGGTCACGTAATAGAGAGGTCCTTTTTTCGTTTCCTTTAAAATGGAAGAGATATAGACCCCGATAATTGACAAGATGATAAACAGCAATCCGAACATACTTGCGTTCACCAGAGACGTCGTCGTCCACCCTTCCGCTACGTTCCGCTTGAATAGAGCGACTAGGAGGACGTAAATCACGTAGACCAGGTTGATCATGCTGACGAATAAAGCCAATAAAGATACGGTTCTAAGCAGTTTGTCGGAATTGGTGAAGATCATTTCGACGGCAAATCCGAACGATTCGAGTATACCGCGGCGCTTTTTTTCCCGGTTTCTTTGAATGCGGTCGTACTTGACGGTCGTCCGTTTATATCCGACTTCCAGTTTCAAGTACTTGAGGTATCTGCTCCGATCGCGGATCTGAACCAGCGAATTCACCGTTTTTCGGCTGAGAGCAACGAAATCGGTTTGATTCGGGTCAATCCGGAATCCCGTCAGCCATTGGCTGATCCGGTAGAATGCTTTTGCGGCCGCACGATCCACGAAACGCTCATCATTCCGGTTAGTACGTTCACCGATCACGATGTCATAACCGCCGTTCATTTGCTTCAACATGGCGGGGATAACGGACGGCGGGTCGAAGTTCACATCCATCAAAACAACAATATCTCCGATGCAATGGTCCAAGGCCGCGATTCGCGCGTGCTCCTCGTCGTAATGCCGAGACAAGGTAAGGAGCCGGATATTGACCATTTGTTTTTGGAGCGTTTGGATTAACGCACCGGTTCGATCCGTCGATCCGTTATCGATCAATACGATCTCGTATTTCTCGCAGCATTGTTGTAGCACTTGGCCGGTTTCCATCAAATACGATTCGAGTATGGCTTCGTCATTATGCAGGATCGTTGCAACCGAAATGATCGAATTCGGAAATTTCATTGTAGCCCCCACATTCCGTTTCAAACTTGCTTTTACCTTATTAGAACATATTCCGACGATTTCCGTAACTGTTTGGCTGTTTATTTATCGACAAATTTCAACTTGTGAGGATACTCCAAGTCTGCCCTGACCGGCTGGTTGATCAAGATATGGATCCAATTCTGATCCACCATTTGGACTTGATCGATCGGATACTTTTTACCGTTTTCCGCGACGATAAACTTCGCGTTTTTGATTTTATAGGCTACATCGGGCTTATTGGGCATTAACAAAACGTCTTCATCCGACTTCAAGCCATTCATCCAGTTAGCGTCGGTCAAATTAGCGGCTTGGAAATATTCATCGGCTTTGAACTTGTCCAGATCGTAATAATCCACGTCCCTCATCATGCCCGATATTTCAGAATGGGTAACATCCATCCGGGTCAGATCGGCTGGCAAGGATTGCAAGGTTGCTTCTCCGGTTCCGTTTACGATCCTGACGGGAATTTTCAAATGCTGCTTGGATTCCGGAACGTTATAGGAACCGACTTGCCCATTCCACTCTTTGGACCATCCGTCGTATATGCTTACGATTTTCTTTATCCCCAAGCCTTTGATCCGATTGGCATTCCAAATCGAGGAGTACGATATGTCCAATTCCACGATCACATGGCTCAGTTGGCTGTCCGGAACGGTTACTTGGAATTGGACTCGATTTCCGGCCAGCCTGTTCATCGTCACGGTTGCTTTCGCTTGGACCGTAGCCGGCGTCTGTAGCGGCTTCCAAATTACGCTGTAAGGGGTAAGAGCTACTGGTTCGTATTTCTGCAAAATCTCCCGGTAGAAAAACCAATTCGCCCTCTTCGCCCAAATTTCGTAAAAGTTGAAATCTTCCCTCACGGTGGTAACGAAATCCGGTTTACTTTCCTCAAGCGAACGCATATATCTCTCGCGATTATCGTCGCCTAAAACATGGATAATGTAATCGATGCCGGATGGCTGATACTGGTTCATCATCACTTCCAAGGCGGAAGCATAGGTAGAAAATACTTTCTTGCCTTGCAACAAACCCTGGCTGACGGACTGGAGTTCCGGACCGTAGCTCTTCAAATAACCATGCAATTGCGGCACATAGACTTCTCTAGTGTCGTTCATTTGCTCTAACGTGGAGTAGATTGGCGGAATGATTAATGCAAGGGATATCGCCACCAGA contains:
- a CDS encoding NAD-dependent epimerase/dehydratase family protein, giving the protein MKGLIGYTGFVGGNLRIQASFDKLYNSRNIREIEGESFELLVCSGAPAVKWKANQEPEADRSNIEILMNHLKKVRCERLVLISTVDVYKSPLEVDEDTPIETDALEPYGKHRRQLETFIAEQFPKVHIIRLPGLFGPGLKKNIIYDFMNENLVQNIDCEHEFQFYNLERLYLDITKVIENDLEIVNFSTEPVSVREVAKHAFDLDFANRTGKARIRYDMKTKFARLLNGGSMDHYLMSKSEQLDQIRDFVNQTGSGDPTK
- a CDS encoding FAD-dependent oxidoreductase, whose protein sequence is MRTSPERYEAVVIGGGFYGCSIAIKLRETFDKVLLVEKEPDLLSRASLVNQARVHNGYHYPRNLVTAIRSYVNFPRFIEEFKPCIVDDFTKLYGIARMGSKVNAYQFHQMFKGIGAPIERARERYRKFFNPELMEELFEVKEFAFDAVVLKNMMRSKMERAGVTYRTNTEVWKVEKGPHGDVRVLLNDGETLNANCVYNCTYSQINKLMGNSELPLLPFKHEITEMALIEMPEELKNIGITVMDGPFFSTMPYPSENLHSLSHVRYTPHLSWSDYEQLIDGHQYLKTLNPESRYLYMIRDVQRYLPAISQAAYKKSIYEVKTVLLQNENDDGRPILYREYPEFQSFVNIMGGKIDNIYDVLESLDERLAIFREVAVSSEFQ
- a CDS encoding glycosyltransferase family 2 protein, with the protein product MKFPNSIISVATILHNDEAILESYLMETGQVLQQCCEKYEIVLIDNGSTDRTGALIQTLQKQMVNIRLLTLSRHYDEEHARIAALDHCIGDIVVLMDVNFDPPSVIPAMLKQMNGGYDIVIGERTNRNDERFVDRAAAKAFYRISQWLTGFRIDPNQTDFVALSRKTVNSLVQIRDRSRYLKYLKLEVGYKRTTVKYDRIQRNREKKRRGILESFGFAVEMIFTNSDKLLRTVSLLALFVSMINLVYVIYVLLVALFKRNVAEGWTTTSLVNASMFGLLFIILSIIGVYISSILKETKKGPLYYVTDESNSSMIYQNVEKKNIV
- a CDS encoding glycosyltransferase family 2 protein — encoded protein: MPEIMNDASWQVPHAEEIELFDKKCDYCVVIPVINEGERIRSQLRAMKPLAEQVDILIADGGSTDGSLVPEFLRSVGVRTLLVKKDKGKLSAQLRIAYAYALRQGYKGVITVDGNNKDGVEAIPDFIRHLDKGYGLVQGSRYVKGGQAINTPVVRDLAIRLLHAPIISLAARHRYTDTTNGFRGYSREYLLDPRVQPFRDVFNLYELLAYMSVKAPRLGYPTIEIPVTRRYPDSGEVPTKISHFRGNLLLLRTLFHLFTGAYEPSRIQEGPKL
- a CDS encoding sugar phosphate isomerase/epimerase family protein, translating into MKLAISNIAWSDRENEDINRLLDQYGVDSIEVAPTKIWPDPIRTTLSECLAYRSYWSDRTKKIVSMQSLLFGRPDLTLFGDEQSRENAYEYLAEMIRLGTSLGAKAFVFGSPKNRSAGSLSSREAYRIAIPFFERLGEVARSYEAKFCVEPNPAAYGCDFIRNTDEGIDLVKAVGHPGFGLHLDAAAMALNEENVGESLEKAFPVLAHFHISEPYLQKVPSGQVNHAVIASQLKQLQYSGYVSIEMKDGLHESNAITVKECLDYATGIYLG